A single genomic interval of Penicillium psychrofluorescens genome assembly, chromosome: 2 harbors:
- a CDS encoding uncharacterized protein (ID:PFLUO_002656-T1.cds;~source:funannotate) — protein MSSICADRSPSGLPEQTPTTKMALRQLPEQQASYSSVSSSNLVASDDSPNYSSSSSSDSDELPPHPADPADEDAASNIVGVSIGRAQSRIKACATPAVEKDRVLESNGGYFAEVPDTVSHDGLFISGLTAEPDSLQPAPGKATSAAAAVHSKAPTYPSAEIPGERQSPPPDAKDAAALNQRSSFTRSLLTLPRRPRAWSGELKRFLPDLGSLTKRPSLSFRTGNQIRSRSRTLGNPSKLSPGLQERTWSLDRRPAQNSSFVDAEDQYEGDDSRPISELRPLDGSSAAKHSFHRRPSAAIPGRPPSLRRSSSDQSLYLRASSTASSLEQRPLYENIHSQVNSRFKAIKDSLQDSSSRLLSMPTLHLQDMRTDWSTRPFMPDLGGPKPTAAFDDNHRSRGIETPTPPLKNTASSINSALEEAMAELTGDVVILGGYRGSVLRSAKPPHRQLWVPMKVGLNLRRVDLAVGLTPEAEERMEETIIPSGVLSHVGPVDVCRRLMKRLRKCDNALRGDLRVWDYGYDWRLSPELLSRKLIAFLENLPSNQPPPEGVPPSQHPRGATVIAHSLGGLITRHAVNQRPELFAGVVYAGVPQHCVNILGPMRNGDDVLLSSRVLTAQVNFTFRTSYALLPEDGHCFIDQNTKEEYRIDFFDARTWDEYRLSPCLAPALPPTTTGKGFPLIGKRFSLSVRDEPENLPDIRHSHAITTTDEDITTRNPPRKLASERPVSASFTPNGVVASTSQKAHAVLAPPVEGLVGPTTSPRGSAAASKPAATSTIPRVVAIDYLQRTLTETKRFKSNLAFRPGHQSENRYPPAAVLYGKSVPTVYGARVASRDGIKHQDSYDDLAFAAGDGVCLASAAMLPPGYLLIRGGLVKTDRGHVGLLGDLEGVGQCLKAIIRGRKEGVGLGK, from the coding sequence ATGAGCTCAATTTGCGCCGACCGCTCGCCGAGCGGTCTCCCGGAGCAGACACCTACGACCAAAATGGCCCTACGACAGCTGCCGGAGCAACAGGCCTCTTATTCCTCGGTCTCGTCCTCCAACCTGGTCGCCTCCGATGACTCCCCAAACTACTCGTCCTCCTCTAGCTCCGATAGCGATGAGCTGCCACCGCACCCGGCTGACCCTGCCGATGAGGATGCCGCCAGCAACATCGTGGGCGTGAGCATCGGCCGTGCCCAGAGCCGCATAAAGGCCTGTGCAACCCCGGCTGTGGAAAAGGACAGAGTACTGGAGAGCAATGGCGGGTACTTTGCTGAAGTACCAGATACCGTGAGCCACGACGGTCTGTTTATATCAGGTCTTACAGCCGAGCCGGACTCGCTGCAGCCCGCTCCGGGCAAGGCTACatcggcagcggcagcagtgCACAGCAAAGCTCCAACATATCCGTCTGCAGAAATTCCCGGGGAGCGCCAGTCTCCTCCACCCGATGCCAAAGATGCTGCAGCTCTCAACCAACGGTCGAGTTTCACCCGATCCCTACTCACGCTGCCGCGACGACCGCGTGCATGGTCTGGCGAGCTGAAAAGATTTCTGCCGGACTTGGGCTCTCTCACGAAACGGCCCTCTCTGTCATTCCGGACGGGCAATCAAATCCGATCTCGCAGTCGAACGCTTGGGAATCCGAGCAAACTGAGCCCCGGGTTGCAGGAGAGGACCTGGTCCTTGGATCGACGGCCCGCACAAAATTCCTCGTTTGTGGACGCCGAAGATCAATATGAAGGAGATGATTCGCGGCCCATCTCGGAGCTGCGACCATTGGATGGGTCCTCCGCCGCAAAACATTCGTTCCACCGACGGCCCAGCGCAGCGATTCCCGGACGCCCACCGAGTCTGCGCCGGTCATCGTCTGATCAGTCGCTATATCTCCGTGCGTCATCGACGGCATCATCACTGGAGCAGCGGCCACTGTATGAAAATATCCACTCGCAAGTCAACAGTCGGTTCAAGGCAATCAAGGACAGTCTGCAAGATTCGAGCAGTCGCCTGCTAAGTATGCCGACTTTGCATCTGCAGGACATGCGCACTGACTGGAGCACTCGACCATTCATGCCGGACCTGGGAGGCCCGAAGCCGACGGCCGCATTTGATGATAACCATCGATCACGCGGCATTGAAACGCCCACTCCTCCTCTGAAGAATACCGCGTCCTCAATAAATTCAGCTCTGGAAGAGGCAATGGCGGAGCTGACTGGCGATGTGGTCATTCTGGGTGGCTATCGAGGGTCGGTTCTGCGCTCGGCCAAGCCACCGCACCGGCAGCTTTGGGTACCGATGAAAGTCGGCTTGAACCTGCGTCGGGTTGATTTGGCGGTCGGCCTAACGCCTGAAGCCGAGGAGCGCATGGAGGAAACGATCATCCCGTCCGGTGTGCTGTCGCATGTTGGGCCGGTCGACGTGTGTCGGCGACTGATGAAACGGTTGCGCAAGTGCGATAATGCTCTGCGCGGCGACCTGCGCGTCTGGGATTATGGATATGATTGGCGACTCAGCCCGGAGTTGCTGTCGCGCAAACTCATTGCATTCCTGGAGAACCTACCGTCGAACCAGCCACCACCCGAAGGGGTTCCTCCCTCGCAACATCCACGCGGTGCCACGGTCATCGCCCACAGCCTGGGTGGCCTCATCACCCGGCATGCCGTGAACCAGCGGCCAGAATTGTTCGCGGGTGTGGTGTATGCTGGCGTGCCACAGCACTGTGTCAACATTCTGGGTCCGATGCGCAACGGTGACGACGTCCTGCTCAGCTCGCGTGTCCTGACAGCTCAGGTCAATTTCACCTTCCGCACGAGCTATGCTCTTCTGCCCGAGGATGGACACTGCTTCATTGACCAGAACACCAAGGAGGAATACCGCATCGACTTTTTCGATGCCCGTACCTGGGACGAGTACCGGCTCTCTCCTTGCCTCGCCCCGGCTCTgcctcccaccaccaccggcaaggGCTTCCCTCTAATCGGGAAGCGGTTCTCTCTCAGCGTTCGTGACGAACCAGAAAATTTGCCGGACATTCGGCACTCGCATGCCATAACCACGACGGACGAAGATATCACTACCCGCAACCCTCCGCGCAAACTCGCATCCGAACGCCCAGTCTCGGCCTCGTTCACACCCAACGGTGTCGTAGCATCCACCTCTCAAAAAGCACACGCCGTGCTCGCTCCGCCTGTAGAGGGCCTCGTCGGCCCCACCACAAGCCCTCGTGGCAGTGCCGCGGCCTCCAAACCCGCTGCAACGAGCACTATCCCCCGCGTCGTGGCTATCGACTACCTACAACGTACCCTTACCGAAACCAAACGCTTCAAGTCGAATCTAGCCTTCCGGCCCGGCCACCAGTCCGAAAACAGATATCCCCCTGCCGCAGTGCTGTACGGTAAGAGCGTACCCACTGTGTACGGGGCTCGCGTCGCTTCGCGTGACGGCATAAAGCATCAGGATTCGTACGATGATCTAGCATTCGCTGCTGGTGACGGTGTGTGTCTtgcttcggcggcgatgctCCCGCCTGGATATCTCCTTATCCGCGGTGGACTGGTGAAGACTGATCGGGGTCATGTTGGACTACTGGGCGATCTGGAGGGCGTGGGGCAGTGCTTAAAGGCGATTATTagggggagaaaagaaggcGTCGGGTTGGGGAAGTAA
- a CDS encoding uncharacterized protein (ID:PFLUO_002657-T1.cds;~source:funannotate): MTSYTHSDAFDQGRLKVSDLHTLHYEQYGKPDGKPVIFLHGGPGGNTSKASTVYFDPSVYRVVLLDQRGAGKSTPVAELRENTTHHLVSDIEVLRKHLAIPKWHIVFGGSWGSTLALVYAQTHPESVGSLVVRGIFTVRRSELEWSRGLYGAAQIFPEAYETYVNYLSEEDRDKPYEAYYKLLTSDDRAIRVGAAREWNRWILSIEELRPDPKEMKLLEDEDSILSHARLEAHYFKHGAWLEEGQILKKENLDKIRHIPTTIVQGRYDLVCAPQTAWDLHKGLPHSRLFWTPDGGHIAQEPGTHARLIEACDEYANLEVTQ, translated from the exons ATGACCAGCTACACCCATTCCGACGCCTTCGATCAAGGTAGGCTCAAAGTCAGCGATCTCCACACGCTGCACTACGAGCAGTATGGCAAGCCCGACGGCAAACCAG TCATTTTCCTCCATGGCGGTCCAGGAGGAAACACGTCCAAGGCCAGTACAGTCTACTTTGACCCATCCGTCTACCGAGTGGTCCTGCTCGACCAGCGGGGCGCTGGCAAATCCACCCCCGTAGCCGAGCTCCGCGAGAACACGACACATCATCTAGTGTCTGACATTGAGGTCTTGAGAAAACACCTCGCCATCCCCAAATGGCATATTGTTTTCGGCGGCTCGTGGGGTTCCACGCTCGCACTGGTGTATGCGCAAACTCATCCCGAATCCGTGGGTTCGCTGGTCGTGCGGGGGATCTTTACGGTTCGACGGTCAGAGCTGGAATGGTCGCGTGGGCTCTATGGTGCTGCGCAGATTTTTCCAGAGGCTTATGAGACTTATGTGAATTATCTCTCCGAAGAAGATCGGGACAAGCCTTACGAAGCCTACTACAAGCTGCTGACCTCTGATGATCGCGCGATCAGAGTTGGCGCTGCGAGAGAGTGGAATCGCTGGATTCTGAGCATCGAGGAGTTGAGGCCGGATCCAAAGGAAATGAAGCTcttggaggatgaagattCGATCCTGTCGCATGCTAGGCTGGAGGCGCATTATTTCAAGCATGGTGCTtggttggaggagggtcagatcttgaagaaagagaatcTGGACAAAATCCGGCATATTCCTA CTACTATCGTGCAGGGCCGCTACGATTTAGTCTGCGCTCCCCAGACGGCTTGGGACTTGCACAAGGGGTTGCCTCATTCGCGCTTGTTTTGGACACCCGATGGGGGTCACATTGCACAG GAGCCGGGCACTCACGCAAGGCTGATCGAGGCGTGCGATGAGTACGCAAACCTCGAAGTCACTCAATGA
- a CDS encoding uncharacterized protein (ID:PFLUO_002658-T1.cds;~source:funannotate) has protein sequence MDPLSIAASVAGLITISTQILGIIITVKSKNNKELDSLSREVTAVRGILCQIQRIIQFQSTKPIKSSEWLDTLNDTLDDCGDLYLGLQKELQGLSYHSKFDALKKKVKWTLKEKEILETLRRLESCKLSLDLLLSVQTSTTTSNIEDTLLQVQKKLLLKSVESPAVRTPLSWRKNLAEFVAKPTQTQSQHDSTAFSDTKSTLAPNDSDANTFFIIPGPKTTDWNEPGAYGINQDEGTDAPDLNSPDLTSMCEIKIGRQKISLICGWEEPSTNVALRPIWAHILFKGPSQGDLYFVQLEESINKKPIERFVIPAGKSSLIIARCDGKSSTCLLDDLATRDNREEFQLSVDNLGTQQILVNFESIQGMQSPAKTL, from the exons ATGGACCCTCTTTCCATAGCCGCCTCGGTCGCCGGCCTCATCACTATATCAACccagatcctcggcatcatcattACCGTCAAATCCAAGAACAACAAAGAGCTAGACTCCCTGTCCCGAGAAGTGACTGCCGTCCGGGGTATTCTCTGTCAGATTCAGCGCATCATCCAGTTCCAGTCTACGAAACCGATCAAAAGCTCTGAATGGCTTGACACGCTCAATGATACGCTTGATGACTGTGGTGATCTGTACCTCGGCTtgcagaaggagctgcagggATTATCTTATCATTCCAAGTTTGATGCGCTCAAGAAAAAGGTCAAATGGACGCTCAAAGAGAAGGAAATTCTCGAGACACTGAGAAGATTGGAGAGCTGCAAGCTATCCCTGGACTTATTGCTTTCGGTTCAGACTAG CACGACAACGTCGAATATTGAAGACACACTTCTCCaggtgcagaagaagctgttACTGAAATCTGTTGAGTCTCCTGCCGTCCGGACACCACTTTCGTGGAGAAAGAACCTAGCAGAATTTGTCGCAAAGCCTACGCAGACGCAGAGCCAACACGATTCAACAGCATTCAGTGATACAAAAAGTACGCTTGCACCCAATGACTCGGATGCTAATACGTTCTTCATTATTCCTGGACCAAAGACAACGGACTGGAACGAACCGGGGGCATACGGTATTAATCAAGATGAGGGTACAGATGCACCAGATCTTAACAGCCCAGACTTAACGAGCATGTGTGAGAT AAAAATCGGTCGCCAAAAGATCAGCCTCATCTGCGGCTGGGAAGAGCCATCGACAAACGTTGCTCTCAGGCCCATCTGGGCCCATATCCTCTTCAAAGGACCATCGCAGGGTGACCTTTACTTTGTGCAGCTGGAAGAAT CCATAAACAAGAAACCCATCGAGCGGTTCGTCATTCCAGCCGGAAAATCGAGTCTCATCATCGCCCGCTGTGACGGGAAAAGCTCGACGTGTCTCCTCGATGACCTAGCTACTCGTGACAACCGCGAGGAGTTTCAGCTTTCGGTGGATAA CCTAGGAACCCAACAGATCCTGGTGAACTTTGAGAGTATACAAGGTATGCAATCACCTGCCAAAACCCTCTGA
- a CDS encoding uncharacterized protein (ID:PFLUO_002659-T1.cds;~source:funannotate), whose amino-acid sequence MAISEAFGQQQAPTSMAIDGRVASIEDDNEQITDLKPQMLSVEAKAATDAEHALSLGEAVNKFPKAMAWSVLLSTAIAMEGYDSVLVNQFLAFPSFVERYGTIGADGKPAISAAWQAGLSNGARVGEILGLALNGWIAELFGFKRTMLGTLVLLTFLIFIPFFAPNIEALQAAQVLLGIPWGVFQTLTTAYAAEVCPVALRAYLTSYVNMMWGLGQLIASGVLRGFLNRTDEWAYRIPFALQWVWPVPLIIGISFAPESPWWLIRQNRKEDARKALARLSSATTESELDHTVSMMIHTNEMEKQVSVGTTYLDCFRGVNLRRTEITCLAWLIQSASGASLMGYAAYFFEQAGLSTDISFDFSISLYALSMIGVLLSWFAMTYLGRRTIYLTGLIGQFAMLMGIGFASLASSATNTGPSYAIGSLLLVYTLIYDIGVGTVAYSMVAETPSTRLRTKTIVLARNLYNVQGIINGVITPYMLNQTAWDWKAKAGFFWAGTSFLCLIWTYFRLPEPKGRTYGELDVLFENGISARKFKTTVVDPFAVNGSHASAVADVAVDKEEKTGAVVQTDDTLRS is encoded by the coding sequence ATGGCGATTTCTGAGGCTTtcgggcagcagcaggctccGACTTCGATGGCGATAGACGGTCGTGTGGCTAGTATCGAAGACGACAATGAACAAATAACTGATCTCAAACCGCAAATGCTCAGCGTTGAGGCAAAAGCGGCCACGGATGCCGAGCATGCCCTGAGCCTTGGAGAGGCCGTAAATAAGTTTCCCAAGGCCATGGCATGGTCTGTTCTGCTTTCGACCGCCATTGCAATGGAAGGATATGACAGTGTCTTGGTGAACCAGTTCCTCGCGTTCCCATCCTTTGTTGAGCGCTATGGTACGATTGGGGCGGACGGAAAGCCGGCCATTTCAGCAGCCTGGCAAGCAGGTCTGTCAAACGGAGCCCGCGTGGGAGAAATCCTGGGTCTGGCTCTCAATGGGTGGATTGCGGAGCTCTTTGGGTTCAAAAGGACGATGCTAGGTACTCTCGTCCTGCTGACCTTCCTCATTTTCATTCCTTTCTTCGCGCCAAATATCGAGGCCCTGCAAGCCGCTCAAGTCCTACTGGGCATTCCATGGGGAGTCTTCCAGACCTTGACCACCGCTTATGCTGCTGAGGTCTGTCCGGTAGCTCTCCGAGCCTATCTCACCAGTTACGTGAACATGATGTGGGGACTGGGACAGCTCATTGCCTCCGGTGTGCTACGTGGATTCCTCAACCGCACCGACGAGTGGGCGTATCGTATTCCCTTCGCACTGCAGTGGGTGTGGCCGGTCCCCCTTATTATTGGTATCTCCTTTGCGCCAGAGTCGCCATGGTGGTTGATTCGCCAAAATCGAAAGGAAGATGCCCGGAAGGCGTTGGCACGATTGTCGTCCGCAACTACCGAATCCGAACTCGATCATACCGTCTCGATGATGATCCACACCAacgagatggagaagcaggTTTCTGTCGGAACTACTTACCTCGATTGCTTCCGGGGGGTCAACTTGCGCCGCACAGAGATTACATGTCTCGCCTGGCTGATCCAGTCTGCAAGTGGCGCCAGTCTCATGGGTTACGCTGCCTACTTCTTTGAGCAAGCTGGCCTGTCCACCGACATTTCATTTGACTTTTCCATCTCCCTATATGCCCTCTCCATGATtggtgttcttctttcctggTTCGCCATGACATACCTCGGCCGTCGCACGATTTATCTAACGGGTCTCATTGGCCAATTTGCCATGCTGATGGGCATCGGCTTCGCGAGTCTCGCGTCAAGTGCCACAAACACAGGTCCTTCTTATGCCATTGGgagtcttcttcttgtttaCACCCTGATCTATGATATCGGCGTCGGCACTGTCGCGTACTCCATGGTCGCCGAAACCCCGTCGACTCGACTGCGCACGAAAACAATCGTCCTCGCACGGAATCTCTACAATGTCCAGGGCATCATTAATGGAGTTATTACACCATATATGCTCAATCAAACTGCTTGGGATTGGAAAGCAAAGGCCGGATTCTTCTGGGCAGGCACGAGTTTCTTGTGTTTGATTTGGACGTACTTTCGGCTGCCAGAACCGAAAGGACGTACTTATGGGGAGCTTGATGTGCTGTTTGAGAACGGAATCAGTGCCAGAAAGTTCAAGACCACGGTGGTTGACCCTTTCGCAGTTAATGGCAGCCATGCATCGGCTGTGGCGGATGTGGCAGtggacaaggaagagaagaccgGGGCTGTTGTCCAGACCGACGATACCCTTCGATCATGA
- a CDS encoding uncharacterized protein (ID:PFLUO_002660-T1.cds;~source:funannotate), which produces MRISRIASLILGFGGSVGVHAFFAPDQEVLSSLRPGPDTVNGRRPNIIFILTDDQDVHLDSLEWMPHVKKHLLDQGTSFTKHYCTTAVCCPSRVTLWTGKAAHNTNITDVNPPYGGYPKFVTQGFNENYLPVWLQQAGYNTYYTGKLFNVHTVDNYNSPYAAGFTTSDFLLDPFTYNYLNSTFRRTGEEPQSYEGEYVTDVLTQKAYSLLDEAVSAEEPFFLTIAPSAPHADIQMSGSILDPDPVFLYGAPVSAMRHEHLFEDVKVPRTKNFNPDEPSGANWLLHLEQQNQTNVDWNDHFYRQRLRALQAVDEMVDGLIERVNQHGIMEDTYIIYSSDNGFHIGQHRLQPGKSCGYEEDINIPFIIRGPGVAANHTTDIVTSHTDLAPTFFDLLGIPQREDFDGTAIPVTRSGLDIESASERRREHVNVEYWGFAGGEGIYGRELHEHNTYKAIRIVGSGYNLYYSIWCNNERELYDMDV; this is translated from the exons ATGCGAATTTCCCGCATCGCCAGTCTGATTTTGGGGTTCGGCGGCAGTGTAGGGGTGCACGCCTTTTTTGCTCCGGATCAAGAAGTTCTCAGCTCCTTGCGCCCAGGACCCGACACGGTCAATGGGCGTCGTCCGAATATTATTTTCATTTTGACAGACGATCAAGATGTACATCTCGACTCACTGGAATGGATGCCACACGTCAAAAagcatctcctggatcaAGGCACATCCTTTACCAAGCACTATTGCACCACGGCAGTCTGTTGCCCGTCGAGAGTGACTCTCTGGACCGGCAAGGCAGCACATAACACAAACATCACCGATGTGAATCCTCCATATG GTGGTTACCCCAAATTTGTCACGCAGGGGTTCAACGAAAACTATTTACCAGTCTGGCTGCAGCAAGCTGGGTATAACACATACTACACGGGCAAGCTCTTCAATGTCCACACCGTGGACAACTATAACTCGCCCTATGCTGCTGGCTTTACCACTTCA GATTTTCTCTTAGACCCCTTCACGTACAATTACCTCAACAGTACTTTTCGACGCACAGGCGAAGAGCCTCAAAGCTACGAAGGAGAGTACGTCACCGACGTGCTAACACAAAAGGCATACAGCCTTCTCGACGAGGCAGTTAGTGCCGAGGAGCCCTTTTTTTTGACCATCGCGCCGAGCGCTCCGCACGCAGACATCCAGATGAGCGGGAGCATCTTagatccagatccagttTTCCTCTACGGTGCCCCCGTCTCTGCCATGAGACACGAACATCTTTTTGAGGACGTGAAAGTACCCCGGACCAAGAACTTCAATCCTGACGAA CCATCTGGTGCCAATTGGCTCCTGCATCTCGAGCAGCAAAACCAGACGAACGTCGACTGGAACGATCACTTCTACCGCCAGCGACTCCGAGCTCTGCAGGCGGTAGACGAAATGGTGGATGGCCTTATTGAGCGCGTTAATCAGCACGGCATCATGGAAGATACCTACATTATATACAGCAGCGACAACGGATTCCATATCGGCCAGCATCGCCTCCAGCCGGGGAAATCTTGCGGCTACGAGGAAGACATCAACATTCCGTTTATTATTCGTGGCCCCGGAGTGGCAGCAAACCACACTACGGACATTGTAACCAGCCACACAGACCTTGCGCCGACATTCTTTGACCTACTGGGAATCCCCCAGCGCGAGGACTTTGATGGAACTGCTATCCCGGTGACGAGGTCTGGTCTTGACATTGAGAGTGCCAGTGAGCGCAGGCGTGAGCATGTGAATGTGGAGTATTGGGGCTTcgctggtggtgaaggaATATATGGAC GCGAACTCCACGAACACAACACGTATAAAGCTATCAGGATAGTGGGTTCTGGCTACAATTTGTACTATTCGATATGGTGCAACAACGAGCGTGAGCTTTACGATATGGATGTATGA
- a CDS encoding uncharacterized protein (ID:PFLUO_002661-T1.cds;~source:funannotate), translating into MLAVRPSMRYLLVGSVFLSACVFFFLLNTGDPIVVAERPISEPSEPPSPAPSASSTPEPSSTPLLPDQKPDVNIPPAPPPNLDDHCNVNVEQLRELGYNRSIEYGRWDIAVVRTPDFQDFSLDLNLTLPTFEPVNLDIAAEVAFEHCSPDATIYAPPRQPRADASHMIFGFATSKERVIASLEAFQYWAGGNGARMFGCIDGITEPEREQIEQMGRDRDIQLTIIHSTKWVFDVQDMYFSLIKILWDNRDENTKWAVIIDDDTFFPSMRNLIKRIATYDDSEPHYIGAPTEDFDQMRTMWFMGYGGAGVFLSMPLLEQINEHYEDCSFSMSYGDRRVAECIYKYTTTKLTWDRGLFQLDIKNNADGFYEAGRPLPLSLHHWKSWTNVDVVRQAMVAEVCGDDCQLRRWRINDHWWLINGYSIVQYSKPLTDLLSMEQTWALGPMVEDFNYGHSLGPLREADSGKVSYRLKSATVDGNIVRQIYVHDPSLEELPRRVWEVVWTVIEEP; encoded by the coding sequence ATGCTCGCCGTGCGGCCGTCTATGAGATACCTGCTGGTCGGGTCTGTGTTTCTGTCCGCTTgtgtcttctttttcctcctgAACACTGGCGACCCCATCGTTGTGGCCGAACGACCGATCTCCGAACCGTCAgaaccaccatcaccagcaccatcaGCATCCTCAACCCCTGAACCGTCCTCAACCCCACTTCTGCCGGACCAAAAACCAGATGTCAACATCCCTCCTGCGCCTCCCCCGAATTTGGACGACCACTGCAATGTCAATGTTGAACAGTTGCGTGAGCTTGGGTACAATCGATCGATCGAATACGGGCGGTGGGACATCGCGGTCGTGCGAACACCGGATTTCCAGGATTTCTCGCTAGATCTGAACCTGACCTTGCCGACGTTTGAACCGGTTAACCTCGATATCGCAGCCGAGGTTGCCTTTGAACACTGCAGCCCAGATGCCACAATCTACGCGCCCCCACGGCAACCTCGCGCCGACGCATCGCACATGATATTTGGGTTTGCGACATCAAAGGAACGGGTCATAGCCTCACTAGAGGCATTCCAGTATTGGGCGGGTGGTAACGGGGCGCGGATGTTCGGTTGCATTGACGGCATCACGGAACCCGAGAGAGAGCAAATCGAGCAAATGGGCCGCGACAGGGACATCCAGCTCACGATCATTCATTCCACTAAATGGGTCTTCGACGTGCAGGACATGTACTTCTCGCTCATTAAAATCCTCTGGGATAATCGCGACGAAAACACCAAGTGGGCAgtcatcatcgacgacgacacgTTCTTCCCGTCCATGCGAAACCTCATCAAGCGAATTGCGACGTACGATGACTCGGAACCGCACTATATTGGCGCGCCGACGGAGGACTTTGACCAGATGCGGACTATGTGGTTTATGGGATACGGCGGGGCGGGAGTCTTTTTGTCTATGCCGCTGCTCGAACAGATAAACGAGCATTACGAGGACTGCTCTTTTAGCATGAGCTACGGCGACCGGCGAGTCGCGGAGTGTATATACAAAtacaccaccaccaagctcACCTGGGACCGTGGACTCTTCCAACTGGACATCAAAAACAATGCCGACGGCTTCTACGAAGCCGGTCGACCGTTGCCGTTATCCTTGCACCACTGGAAGTCCTGGACCAACGTGGATGTGGTTCGGCAGGCCATGGTCGCTGAGGTTTGTGGAGACGACTGCCAGctccggcgctggcggaTCAACGATCACTGGTGGTTGATCAACGGGTACTCGATCGTTCAGTACTCAAAACCCCTGACCGATCTGTTGTCTATGGAGCAGACTTGGGCGCTGGGGCCCATGGTCGAGGATTTTAATTACGGACACAGTTTGGGGCCACTACGGGAAGCGGACTCTGGTAAGGTTTCTTATCGGTTGAAGTCGGCCACCGTGGACGGAAACATCGTACGGCAGATCTACGTCCATGACCCGTCGCTGGAGGAACTTCCGCGCCGAGTGTGGGAGGTTGTGTGGACGGTGATCGAAGAGCCATGA